Proteins from a genomic interval of Diaphorobacter sp. HDW4A:
- the phnY gene encoding phosphonoacetaldehyde dehydrogenase yields the protein MTVSALHKAPELRHETLRIAGQRVETKERIDVTYPYTGEVIGSVGKAALEDVRRAYQIARGYQSKLTRYERYKILMRAGEIIATRLDEISKLITLESGLCRKDSLYEVGRASDVLLFAANQALVDDGQVFSCDLTHHGKSRKVYTMREPLQGAITAITPFNHPLNQVIHKLAPAIATNNRTVLKPSEKTPFTAYVLADILYEAGLPPEMLSVISGDPREICDEMLTSDDVDLVTFTGGVPIGKYIAGKAVYKRQILELGGNDPIIVMEDADVEEAATLAASGSYKNSGQRCTAIKRMLVHESVADRFVELLVEKTKVIKYGDPMDANVDMGTVIDEEAAIYFETVVNEAIAAGATLKCGNIRKGALYSPTVLDNVTLDMRVAREETFGPVSPVIRFKTIEEAIKLSNGTAFGLSSSICTNRLDYITRFISELNVGSVNIREVPGYRLELTPFGGIKDSGLGYKEGVLEAMKSFTNTKTYSLPW from the coding sequence ATGACCGTATCCGCATTGCACAAGGCTCCCGAACTCCGCCACGAAACCCTGCGCATCGCAGGCCAGCGCGTGGAGACCAAGGAGCGCATCGACGTCACCTACCCCTACACCGGCGAAGTCATCGGCTCGGTCGGCAAAGCCGCGCTGGAAGACGTGCGCCGCGCCTACCAAATCGCACGCGGCTACCAATCCAAGCTCACGCGCTACGAGCGCTACAAGATCCTGATGCGCGCGGGCGAGATCATCGCCACGCGCCTCGATGAGATCTCCAAGCTCATCACGCTCGAATCGGGCCTGTGTCGCAAGGACTCGCTCTACGAAGTGGGCCGCGCCTCCGACGTGCTGCTGTTCGCCGCCAACCAGGCACTGGTCGATGATGGTCAGGTGTTCTCGTGCGACCTCACCCACCACGGCAAGAGCCGCAAGGTCTACACCATGCGCGAGCCGCTGCAGGGCGCGATCACCGCGATCACGCCCTTCAACCACCCGCTCAACCAGGTGATCCACAAACTCGCTCCCGCGATTGCCACCAACAACCGCACGGTGCTCAAGCCCAGCGAGAAGACTCCGTTCACCGCCTACGTGCTCGCCGACATCTTGTATGAGGCAGGCTTGCCGCCCGAAATGCTCAGCGTGATCTCCGGCGACCCGCGCGAGATCTGCGACGAGATGCTCACCAGCGACGACGTCGATCTGGTCACCTTCACCGGGGGCGTGCCCATCGGCAAGTACATCGCGGGCAAGGCGGTCTACAAGCGCCAGATCCTCGAGCTCGGCGGCAACGACCCCATCATCGTGATGGAAGACGCCGACGTCGAAGAAGCCGCCACGCTGGCCGCCAGCGGCAGCTACAAGAACAGCGGCCAGCGCTGCACGGCGATCAAGCGCATGCTGGTGCATGAATCGGTGGCCGACCGTTTTGTCGAACTGCTGGTCGAAAAAACCAAGGTCATCAAGTACGGCGACCCCATGGACGCCAACGTCGACATGGGCACCGTGATCGACGAAGAAGCCGCGATCTACTTCGAAACGGTTGTCAACGAAGCCATCGCGGCCGGTGCCACGCTCAAGTGCGGCAACATCCGCAAGGGCGCGCTGTACTCGCCCACGGTGCTGGACAACGTCACGCTCGACATGCGCGTAGCACGCGAGGAAACCTTCGGCCCGGTCTCGCCTGTGATCCGTTTCAAGACAATTGAAGAAGCGATCAAGCTCTCGAACGGTACGGCTTTTGGTCTGTCGTCGTCGATCTGCACGAACCGGCTTGACTACATCACGCGGTTCATCAGCGAGCTGAACGTGGGTAGTGTGAACATTCGCGAAGTTCCTGGTTATCGCTTGGAACTCACGCCGTTTGGGGGGATCAAGGATTCTGGGCTTGGGTACAAGGAGGGGGTGCTTGAAGCCATGAAGAGCTTTACGAATACGAAGACTTATTCGTTGCCTTGGTGA
- the phnA gene encoding phosphonoacetate hydrolase has protein sequence MTTPQTIEVNNRNYRWMPRPVVIVCVDGCEPAYLDAAVAAGVAPYLAKMRAHGADLLADCVVPSFTNPNNLSIVTGAPPAVHGICGNYFFDRDLGEEVMMNDPKYLRAGTVLAAFADKGAKVAVVTAKDKLRKLLGKGMTGICFSSEKADQVTLAENGIDNVLDLVKMPVPSVYSAELSEFVFASGVKLMETRRPDLMYLSTTDYVQHKAAPGSPAANAFYAMMDTYLAQLDALGCTIVLTADHGMNDKHDASGQPQVIYLQDVLDGWYGAETARVILPITDPYVVHHGALGSFATIYAPDATTAKQWISRLRELPGIELALTREEAAKQFELPEDRIGDIVIVSEKNTVVGTSKSRHDLSGLDAPLRSHGGVSEQRVPLICNRPVSGIAESRRLRNFDALDLALNHAAA, from the coding sequence ATGACGACACCGCAAACCATCGAAGTCAACAACCGCAACTACCGCTGGATGCCTCGCCCGGTGGTGATCGTCTGCGTGGACGGCTGCGAGCCCGCCTATCTGGATGCCGCCGTGGCCGCAGGCGTCGCGCCGTATCTCGCCAAGATGCGCGCGCACGGTGCCGATCTGCTGGCCGATTGCGTCGTGCCCTCGTTCACCAACCCGAACAACCTGTCCATCGTCACCGGCGCGCCACCGGCCGTGCACGGTATCTGCGGCAACTACTTCTTCGACCGCGATCTGGGCGAGGAAGTGATGATGAACGACCCCAAGTACCTGCGCGCGGGCACCGTGCTCGCCGCCTTCGCGGACAAAGGCGCGAAGGTCGCGGTGGTCACCGCCAAGGACAAGCTGCGCAAGCTGCTCGGCAAGGGCATGACCGGCATCTGCTTCTCGTCGGAGAAGGCCGATCAGGTGACGCTGGCCGAGAACGGCATCGACAACGTGCTCGATCTGGTGAAGATGCCCGTGCCCTCGGTCTACAGCGCCGAGCTGTCGGAATTCGTCTTCGCATCTGGCGTGAAGTTGATGGAGACGCGCCGCCCCGATCTGATGTATCTCTCCACCACCGACTACGTGCAACACAAGGCCGCCCCCGGCTCCCCCGCCGCCAACGCCTTCTACGCAATGATGGACACCTACCTCGCGCAACTCGACGCGCTGGGCTGCACCATCGTGCTCACCGCCGACCACGGCATGAACGACAAGCATGACGCGAGCGGCCAGCCCCAGGTGATCTATCTGCAGGACGTGCTCGACGGCTGGTACGGTGCGGAAACCGCGCGCGTGATCCTGCCGATCACCGATCCTTATGTCGTGCACCACGGCGCGCTCGGCTCCTTCGCCACCATCTACGCGCCCGACGCGACGACGGCCAAGCAATGGATTTCGCGCCTGCGCGAGTTGCCCGGCATCGAGCTGGCGTTGACGCGCGAAGAAGCCGCCAAACAATTCGAGCTGCCTGAAGACCGCATCGGCGACATCGTCATCGTGAGCGAGAAGAACACCGTGGTCGGCACCTCCAAGAGCCGCCATGACCTCTCGGGCCTCGACGCCCCGCTGCGCTCACACGGCGGCGTCTCCGAGCAACGCGTTCCCCTGATCTGCAACCGTCCCGTCTCCGGCATTGCAGAGAGCCGCCGCCTGCGCAATTTCGATGCGCTCGACCTCGCGCTCAACCACGCCGCCGCCTGA
- a CDS encoding phosphonate utilization associated transcriptional regulator, translated as MENSNPSSALAFLQSSSLPMLVQEEIERLIMTGELPVGSRINESDMAARFNTSRGPVREALRSLEEAGLLRTEKNRGMFVREISFEEADEIYELREALEEVIGRRVSRAITPDGVARLKAMIDAMRVAAEAESLEQYAQLNLQFHDILLDTAGSKKLTETYQRLIKELSLFRMRALDGGGGLRVSVDEHNHIVDAIASGDADLAAKTMRQHVADSRNRMHKAMGRAEINVSTASTSSPSPSKEA; from the coding sequence ATGGAAAACAGCAACCCCTCCTCCGCACTGGCCTTCCTGCAATCGAGCTCGTTGCCGATGCTGGTTCAGGAAGAAATCGAACGTCTCATCATGACGGGCGAGCTGCCCGTCGGAAGCCGCATCAACGAGAGCGACATGGCTGCGCGCTTCAACACCAGCCGCGGGCCGGTGCGCGAGGCGCTGCGCTCGCTCGAAGAAGCCGGGCTGCTGCGCACCGAAAAGAACCGCGGCATGTTCGTGCGCGAAATCTCCTTTGAAGAAGCCGACGAGATCTACGAGCTGCGCGAAGCCCTCGAAGAAGTGATCGGCCGCCGCGTCTCGCGCGCCATCACGCCCGACGGCGTGGCTCGCCTCAAGGCCATGATCGACGCGATGCGCGTGGCCGCCGAGGCCGAGAGCCTCGAGCAGTACGCGCAGCTCAATCTGCAGTTCCACGACATCCTGCTCGACACCGCAGGCAGCAAGAAGCTCACCGAGACCTACCAGCGTCTGATCAAGGAGCTGTCGCTGTTCCGCATGCGCGCGCTCGACGGCGGCGGCGGGCTGCGCGTGTCGGTGGACGAGCACAACCACATCGTCGACGCCATCGCCTCGGGCGACGCCGACCTCGCAGCAAAGACCATGCGCCAGCACGTGGCCGACAGCCGCAACCGCATGCACAAGGCCATGGGCCGCGCAGAGATAAACGTTTCCACCGCCTCTACCTCTTCTCCATCCCCCTCCAAGGAAGCCTGA
- a CDS encoding putative 2-aminoethylphosphonate ABC transporter substrate-binding protein, with protein sequence MMTICAAAIGLTLASGAALAQQKTPLLVYTALETDAMKLYKTGFEKANPDIEIKWVRDSTGIITAKLLAEKANPQADVVAGVAASSLALLDQEGMLQGYQPKGFDLLTPAYSDTQRPPKWVGMDVWAATVCFNTVEAKKHNLPKPETWKDLAKPVYKGKITMPHPASSGTGYLDVSSWIQMWGEQEAWKYMDALHENVAQYVHSGSKPCKQAGSGEFPIGISFEFRAHQVKKSGAPVDLIFPKEGLGWDIEGTSIMKTTKKPEAAKRLADWMASKEANVISSNWWAVVAMPGVASKLEGIPENYEKLLAKNDLNWAAKNRERILAEWSKRYEGKAEAKP encoded by the coding sequence ATGATGACAATCTGTGCAGCCGCCATCGGCCTGACCTTGGCCAGCGGCGCCGCGCTGGCGCAGCAGAAGACGCCGCTCTTGGTCTACACCGCGCTCGAAACCGACGCGATGAAGCTCTACAAGACCGGCTTCGAGAAGGCGAATCCAGACATCGAGATCAAATGGGTGCGCGACTCCACCGGCATCATCACCGCCAAGCTGCTGGCCGAAAAGGCCAACCCGCAGGCCGACGTGGTGGCGGGCGTGGCGGCCAGCTCGCTCGCGCTGCTCGATCAGGAGGGCATGCTGCAGGGTTACCAGCCCAAGGGCTTTGATTTGCTCACGCCCGCGTATTCAGACACGCAGCGCCCGCCCAAGTGGGTCGGCATGGATGTGTGGGCGGCGACGGTCTGCTTCAACACGGTGGAGGCCAAGAAGCACAACCTGCCCAAGCCCGAAACCTGGAAGGATCTGGCCAAGCCAGTCTACAAGGGCAAGATCACCATGCCGCATCCGGCGTCGAGCGGCACCGGTTATCTCGACGTGTCGTCCTGGATCCAGATGTGGGGCGAGCAGGAGGCCTGGAAATACATGGATGCGCTGCACGAAAACGTCGCCCAGTACGTGCACTCGGGCTCCAAGCCCTGCAAGCAGGCGGGCTCGGGTGAGTTCCCCATCGGCATCTCGTTCGAGTTCCGCGCGCACCAAGTGAAGAAGTCGGGTGCGCCGGTCGACCTGATCTTCCCCAAGGAAGGCCTCGGCTGGGACATCGAGGGCACCTCCATCATGAAGACCACCAAGAAGCCCGAGGCCGCCAAGCGCCTCGCGGACTGGATGGCGAGCAAGGAGGCCAACGTCATCAGCTCCAACTGGTGGGCGGTGGTGGCCATGCCCGGTGTGGCATCCAAGCTCGAAGGCATTCCGGAGAACTACGAAAAGCTGCTCGCCAAGAACGACCTGAACTGGGCCGCCAAGAACCGCGAACGCATTCTGGCCGAGTGGAGCAAGCGCTACGAAGGCAAGGCGGAAGCCAAACCGTAA
- a CDS encoding putative 2-aminoethylphosphonate ABC transporter ATP-binding protein: protein MDMTTTRHIADELSVKPALEISGVYKNFETFSALRDIQLSVRPGEMLCFLGPSGCGKTTLLRIIAGLETQSEGRILQNGRDISWLPADQRDYGIVFQSYALFPNLTIAENVGYGLVNGKMRKPQIKERVAELLKLVGLPTSGEKYPSQLSGGQQQRVALARALATNPGLLLLDEPLSALDALERIRLRGEIRRLQKQVGITTIMVTHDQEEALSMADRIVVMNHGVIEQVGTPLDIYERPASPFVADFVGKVNVLKGLALGGNRFRVGEIEMQCDTCTESYTPGQKVSLYLRPEDRVAERIDQDTPYRLNALITKVEFLGGLCIAEVTSEALHGQNLGLHFTLNQLHDLNIREGNRIDIALRAHRIRVFAQRAEVAA from the coding sequence ATGGACATGACAACCACCAGGCACATCGCCGACGAGCTGAGCGTCAAGCCCGCGCTCGAGATCAGCGGCGTCTACAAGAACTTCGAGACCTTCAGCGCGCTGCGCGACATCCAGCTGAGCGTGCGCCCCGGCGAGATGCTGTGCTTTCTTGGCCCCTCGGGCTGTGGCAAGACCACGCTTTTGCGCATCATCGCGGGGCTGGAGACGCAGAGCGAGGGCCGCATCCTGCAGAACGGCCGCGACATCTCGTGGCTGCCCGCCGACCAGCGCGACTACGGCATCGTGTTCCAGTCGTATGCGCTGTTCCCCAATCTGACGATTGCCGAGAACGTGGGCTACGGCCTCGTCAACGGCAAGATGCGCAAGCCGCAGATCAAGGAGCGCGTGGCCGAGCTGCTCAAGCTGGTGGGGCTTCCGACCTCGGGCGAGAAATATCCGAGCCAGCTCTCGGGCGGCCAGCAGCAGCGCGTGGCACTAGCGCGGGCGCTTGCAACGAATCCCGGGCTGCTGCTGCTCGACGAACCGCTGTCGGCGCTCGATGCGCTCGAGCGCATCCGCCTGCGCGGCGAGATCCGCCGGTTGCAGAAGCAGGTGGGCATCACCACCATCATGGTCACGCATGATCAGGAAGAGGCGCTGTCCATGGCCGACCGCATCGTCGTGATGAACCACGGCGTGATTGAGCAGGTGGGCACGCCGCTCGACATCTACGAGCGCCCCGCGTCGCCGTTCGTCGCCGACTTCGTGGGCAAGGTGAATGTGCTCAAGGGACTGGCGCTCGGGGGCAACCGCTTTCGCGTCGGCGAGATCGAGATGCAGTGCGACACCTGCACCGAGAGCTACACACCGGGCCAGAAGGTCAGCCTCTACCTGCGTCCCGAAGACCGCGTGGCCGAGCGGATCGATCAGGACACGCCGTATCGCCTGAACGCGCTGATCACCAAGGTGGAATTCCTTGGCGGCCTGTGCATCGCCGAGGTCACGTCGGAGGCACTGCACGGACAGAATCTGGGCCTGCACTTCACGCTCAACCAGCTGCACGACCTGAACATCCGCGAGGGCAACCGCATCGACATCGCGCTGCGTGCCCACCGCATCCGCGTGTTCGCCCAGCGTGCGGAGGTGGCTGCATGA